A genomic segment from Desulfurispirillum indicum S5 encodes:
- a CDS encoding protein-export chaperone SecB has translation MSGIGAVHLLGTMLEGVHYRTRPRYALKDVKGQQDMQMNINTKYTRLDDEKYKVTLITALVFAEEKTAPFVMEVVLSGIFALKDDFDEEDREIILNVNCPSILFPYSRECVANLSMRSEYGAITLPSVNFMELYQAKKNRPAEAPKQPSDEETTS, from the coding sequence ATGAGCGGAATCGGTGCCGTACACTTGCTGGGAACCATGCTGGAGGGAGTCCATTACCGGACCCGTCCGCGCTACGCCCTCAAGGATGTCAAAGGGCAGCAGGATATGCAGATGAACATCAACACCAAGTACACCCGTCTGGATGACGAGAAGTACAAGGTCACCCTGATCACCGCCCTGGTGTTTGCCGAGGAGAAAACTGCCCCCTTTGTCATGGAAGTCGTACTTTCCGGCATTTTCGCCCTGAAGGATGACTTTGACGAAGAGGATCGTGAAATTATCCTCAACGTGAACTGCCCATCAATCCTCTTTCCGTACAGCCGCGAATGTGTGGCAAACCTCAGCATGCGCAGCGAATACGGCGCCATAACCCTGCCCAGCGTCAACTTCATGGAGCTGTACCAGGCAAAAAAAAATCGCCCGGCAGAGGCACCGAAGCAGCCCTCCGATGAGGAAACCACCAGCTGA
- a CDS encoding polyphenol oxidase family protein: MYLRSSHSPVEILFSSLASSDISHGFTTARNGFSSGAYGRGNLSWRVGDDPSAVQRNWDGLLGSLGIAAISLPLQVHGIHSAYVGAPLEGEVIEADALWTDQPGVAIGVLTADCMPILLELRDQSDQLIAVAAVHAGWKGALGNILAACFGEVSRQWPQVYAPACKAFLGPSICGNCYEVGQDLAEKFSASGYGGAVQWQNGNSLLDLWKVAVLQLSSLGFLSGNIDIAAECTKCCAGYFSYRRCSDTGRELAFIWMK; encoded by the coding sequence GTGTACCTTCGCTCCTCCCACTCGCCTGTGGAAATACTCTTTTCTTCTCTTGCCTCATCCGATATCAGTCACGGGTTTACCACTGCCCGAAACGGATTCAGTTCTGGTGCCTATGGCCGGGGGAACCTGTCGTGGCGTGTTGGCGATGATCCATCAGCGGTTCAGCGCAACTGGGATGGCCTGCTGGGCTCTCTGGGTATTGCTGCGATCTCCCTTCCGCTGCAGGTGCATGGCATTCATAGTGCCTATGTTGGCGCGCCCCTTGAGGGTGAAGTCATTGAAGCTGACGCCCTCTGGACCGATCAGCCCGGTGTTGCCATTGGAGTGCTGACGGCCGACTGCATGCCCATTCTTCTGGAACTGCGTGACCAGAGCGACCAGCTGATTGCCGTGGCGGCAGTGCATGCTGGCTGGAAAGGCGCGCTCGGCAATATTCTGGCAGCTTGCTTCGGGGAGGTGAGCCGCCAATGGCCCCAGGTGTATGCCCCGGCCTGTAAAGCCTTCCTCGGGCCGTCGATCTGTGGGAATTGTTACGAAGTGGGTCAGGATCTGGCGGAAAAATTCTCGGCCAGTGGTTACGGGGGGGCGGTGCAGTGGCAAAATGGTAACTCTTTGCTTGATTTATGGAAAGTTGCCGTATTACAATTGTCGTCGTTGGGCTTTTTATCAGGCAATATAGATATTGCCGCAGAGTGTACCAAATGCTGTGCGGGATACTTCTCCTACCGACGGTGCTCCGATACCGGAAGGGAGCTTGCGTTTATATGGATGAAATAG
- a CDS encoding DivIVA domain-containing protein: MEPAIPEFETSFRGYDKEQVEAYITDLQEKIIQLNQQNKEIQERLDAIVGDEKMLKSTLFQAQRFSDNAKKEAEEHKKAILQEASQLQKKLRDEIEQKRQFMEQGLHEMMNRYSSALKELKFVFNSGVVFTEQMESKFKRLCTETKTETSLEDETRFALVDSDLSAAKAQDENVLPDDLSADLDRALEAIDAIEALEELEQTAVYDPPASETPSNPISASDEGEYSEEELDRFLRSLRDGENEKR, translated from the coding sequence ATGGAACCAGCAATTCCTGAATTTGAAACCTCGTTCCGGGGGTACGACAAGGAGCAGGTGGAGGCTTACATCACCGATCTCCAGGAGAAGATCATTCAGTTGAACCAGCAGAACAAGGAAATTCAGGAACGTCTCGACGCCATTGTCGGCGACGAGAAAATGCTGAAATCCACCCTCTTCCAGGCCCAGCGCTTCTCGGATAACGCAAAAAAAGAAGCTGAAGAACACAAGAAAGCCATTCTCCAGGAAGCCAGCCAGCTCCAGAAAAAACTGCGCGATGAAATTGAGCAAAAGCGCCAGTTTATGGAACAGGGCCTCCACGAGATGATGAACCGCTACAGCAGCGCCCTCAAGGAGCTGAAGTTTGTCTTTAACTCCGGCGTGGTCTTTACCGAGCAGATGGAGTCGAAGTTCAAGCGCCTGTGTACGGAGACAAAAACCGAGACCTCCCTGGAAGATGAAACCCGCTTTGCCTTGGTGGACAGCGATCTGTCGGCGGCAAAAGCCCAGGATGAAAACGTACTGCCCGACGACCTCTCGGCCGATCTCGACCGCGCCCTGGAAGCCATTGACGCCATTGAGGCCCTGGAAGAACTGGAGCAAACTGCCGTTTACGATCCGCCCGCCAGTGAAACCCCTTCCAATCCCATCTCCGCTTCCGATGAAGGCGAATACAGCGAAGAAGAGCTGGATCGCTTCCTGCGCTCCCTGCGAGACGGAGAGAATGAAAAAAGGTGA
- a CDS encoding secondary thiamine-phosphate synthase enzyme YjbQ: protein MHVLTLHSHERTQFIEITRSLHEAVRENGWKDGILLAFTPHTTAALTINENADPDVAVDLQHFLKSRIPADPSFRHMEGNSDAHIKSSLLGCSAQMIVARGALQLGTWQGLYFCEFDGPRQRQVYLQFCPA, encoded by the coding sequence ATGCACGTCCTGACACTCCACTCCCACGAACGCACCCAGTTCATTGAAATTACCCGCTCTCTCCACGAGGCTGTGCGGGAAAACGGCTGGAAAGATGGAATTCTCCTCGCTTTCACGCCCCACACCACGGCGGCTCTGACCATCAACGAAAATGCCGACCCCGATGTCGCGGTAGACCTGCAACACTTCCTCAAGAGCAGAATTCCTGCTGATCCTTCCTTCAGGCATATGGAAGGCAACTCCGACGCCCACATCAAATCAAGCCTGCTGGGCTGCTCCGCGCAGATGATCGTCGCCAGAGGAGCTCTGCAGCTTGGAACCTGGCAGGGGCTCTACTTCTGCGAATTTGACGGCCCACGCCAGCGTCAGGTCTATCTGCAATTCTGTCCCGCCTGA
- a CDS encoding YggS family pyridoxal phosphate-dependent enzyme: MDEIALHYTRICAEIHALSQQAGQESPVLVAVSKTFPASAVLEAYGAGCRDFGENRLPEFLQKVRELPRDIRWHFVGQLQSRKARDVVGKAHLIHSLDRLSLAEAVEKQAASLKLVQGCLVQVNIGDEPQKGGVKPADLSGFIGQLRSFPHVEVRGLMCIPPASEDATLYFRQMRQLRQRMQEEFPGLGGELSMGMSDDYSLAVREGSTLVRIGSAIFGQRG; encoded by the coding sequence ATGGATGAAATAGCCCTTCACTACACCCGTATCTGTGCCGAAATCCATGCCCTGAGCCAGCAGGCCGGGCAGGAATCTCCGGTGCTGGTGGCCGTATCCAAAACGTTTCCGGCCTCCGCAGTTTTGGAGGCCTATGGTGCAGGGTGTCGCGATTTTGGTGAAAATCGACTGCCGGAATTTCTGCAGAAAGTGCGGGAGCTTCCCCGGGACATTCGCTGGCACTTCGTGGGCCAGCTGCAAAGCCGCAAAGCGCGGGACGTGGTGGGCAAAGCGCACCTGATTCACTCCCTTGATCGCCTCTCCCTGGCAGAAGCTGTGGAAAAACAGGCTGCCAGCCTGAAGCTGGTGCAGGGCTGTCTGGTGCAGGTGAATATCGGCGACGAACCCCAGAAGGGTGGAGTGAAGCCCGCAGACCTCAGTGGATTTATCGGCCAGCTGCGCTCGTTTCCCCATGTTGAGGTACGTGGACTGATGTGTATTCCCCCTGCCTCCGAAGACGCGACCCTGTACTTCCGTCAGATGAGGCAACTGCGACAGCGCATGCAGGAGGAGTTTCCCGGTCTGGGCGGCGAACTGTCCATGGGCATGAGTGACGACTATAGCCTGGCTGTCCGTGAGGGCAGTACTCTGGTAAGAATAGGATCAGCCATCTTTGGCCAGCGCGGATAA
- the tpiA gene encoding triose-phosphate isomerase — protein sequence MRTTYLVGNWKMHYAPADTRTFLARFLSRIGTVTAGREIVFCPPALSLESALEAVKSTPVSVGAQNVHHKESGAYTGEISAPMLQSMGVKYGIVGHSERRQYFGESDVLVNQKAVALLNCDITPIICVGETLEQREAGEAQVIVRQQVEAAVAGMDITRLIIAYEPVWAIGTGKTATPADAQEVHDVIRDTLRSLGDSQRVPILYGGSVKPENIDSLMAQPDIDGALVGGASLEVESFLRICQYNAGS from the coding sequence ATGCGTACCACGTATCTTGTCGGCAACTGGAAAATGCACTATGCGCCTGCGGATACCCGCACCTTTCTGGCGCGTTTCCTGTCGCGTATTGGCACCGTCACCGCCGGACGTGAAATTGTCTTCTGTCCCCCTGCTCTCTCTTTGGAGAGCGCCCTTGAGGCGGTAAAAAGCACGCCGGTGTCCGTCGGCGCCCAGAATGTTCACCACAAGGAGTCGGGAGCCTATACCGGAGAGATATCCGCACCCATGCTGCAGTCCATGGGGGTGAAATACGGTATTGTTGGTCACTCGGAGCGTCGCCAGTATTTTGGTGAAAGTGATGTGCTGGTGAACCAGAAGGCTGTTGCCCTGCTCAACTGTGACATTACTCCCATCATCTGTGTGGGCGAGACCCTGGAGCAGCGTGAAGCCGGTGAGGCGCAGGTGATTGTGCGGCAGCAGGTGGAAGCAGCCGTTGCCGGCATGGATATCACCCGCCTGATTATTGCCTATGAACCGGTGTGGGCCATTGGCACCGGCAAGACGGCAACGCCCGCTGACGCTCAGGAGGTTCACGACGTGATTCGCGATACCCTGCGCTCCCTGGGAGACAGCCAGCGGGTGCCGATTCTTTACGGTGGATCAGTAAAGCCGGAGAATATTGACAGCCTCATGGCTCAGCCCGATATCGACGGAGCCCTGGTCGGTGGAGCGAGCCTTGAAGTGGAGAGTTTCCTGCGTATCTGCCAGTATAACGCCGGAAGTTGA
- a CDS encoding GAF domain-containing protein gives MEMQQVTSLIDDVLKGRKTRKDLDEVADHGFRSALQKISFLVLEKQIAYRSLNDLRINYDKIINALSCAIVLLQSDRNFPTKEDAARHALEVVALEMPFHNMALFLCNEDSLEMISSYNREHQKISLPGKDTEPVTFAMGEGLTGWVAQHRETALLGDVTRDTRFTAKDALGTPINSLICTPLICRKELLGVLCFSHHIKGFFHEHDIRIFETLGEFMAYYLYHNVLIYNAQSSPGEDTGN, from the coding sequence ATGGAAATGCAACAGGTTACCTCACTGATCGACGATGTACTGAAAGGCCGCAAAACCCGCAAGGATCTGGATGAAGTTGCAGATCACGGGTTCCGCAGCGCGCTGCAGAAGATATCCTTCCTGGTGCTGGAAAAGCAGATTGCCTACCGCTCCCTCAATGACCTGCGCATCAATTACGATAAAATCATCAACGCGCTCTCCTGCGCCATAGTCCTGCTGCAAAGTGACCGCAACTTCCCCACCAAGGAAGATGCCGCCAGGCACGCCCTTGAGGTCGTGGCTCTGGAGATGCCCTTCCATAATATGGCCCTTTTCCTCTGCAACGAGGACTCGCTGGAGATGATCTCCAGCTATAATCGCGAGCACCAGAAGATAAGTCTTCCTGGAAAGGATACCGAACCCGTGACTTTCGCCATGGGCGAAGGTCTGACCGGCTGGGTTGCCCAGCACCGTGAAACCGCCCTGCTTGGTGATGTCACACGGGACACGCGTTTCACCGCTAAGGATGCGCTGGGTACTCCCATCAATTCACTTATCTGCACTCCACTCATCTGCCGCAAGGAGCTGCTGGGGGTTCTGTGCTTCTCCCATCATATCAAGGGCTTCTTCCATGAACACGATATCCGCATCTTTGAAACCCTCGGCGAATTCATGGCCTACTACCTCTACCACAACGTACTCATCTACAATGCCCAATCCAGCCCCGGGGAAGACACAGGCAACTGA
- a CDS encoding DUF167 domain-containing protein, whose protein sequence is MKKGDGPSLTLQLKVQPRSSRTELLREADGQLKLRLNAPPVDGAANQQVIEFFSRLLSIPKSRISIVQGQQSRRKVIALLGVEPAILEKVLP, encoded by the coding sequence ATGAAAAAAGGTGATGGCCCGTCACTGACCCTGCAACTGAAAGTGCAACCCCGCAGCTCGCGAACCGAACTGCTGCGGGAAGCTGATGGACAACTGAAGCTGCGCCTGAACGCCCCTCCCGTTGATGGTGCAGCTAATCAGCAGGTAATCGAATTTTTCTCCCGGCTTCTGAGTATCCCCAAATCCCGCATATCCATAGTCCAGGGCCAGCAGAGCCGCCGCAAGGTCATTGCTTTGCTTGGTGTTGAGCCCGCCATCCTCGAAAAGGTACTGCCATGA
- the elbB gene encoding isoprenoid biosynthesis glyoxalase ElbB produces MSTKKVCVILAGCGVFDGAEIYESVFTLLALEKAGAIVTCVAPDVAQMHVINHATGEVAAGETRNVFVESARVARGNITPIADVKGSDFDAIIMPGGFGVAKNLSTFATQGAECSIHPEVERVLKEAYSAKKVLGAICIAPAVVARVFGDNNVKLTIGSDSATAEQISRTGANHIEARVTDVVVDNEHRIVTTPAYMLGQRMSEVKSGIDKLVQNVLELA; encoded by the coding sequence ATGTCCACAAAAAAGGTATGCGTTATTCTTGCTGGCTGCGGAGTTTTTGATGGTGCTGAGATCTACGAATCTGTCTTCACCCTGCTGGCCCTGGAAAAGGCCGGGGCAATCGTCACCTGCGTGGCACCGGATGTGGCCCAGATGCACGTCATCAACCATGCCACCGGTGAAGTGGCTGCCGGTGAAACACGCAATGTCTTCGTGGAATCGGCCCGGGTGGCGCGCGGCAATATCACTCCCATCGCCGATGTCAAGGGCAGCGACTTTGACGCCATCATTATGCCAGGTGGATTCGGTGTGGCCAAGAATCTCTCCACCTTCGCGACACAGGGCGCTGAGTGCAGCATACATCCTGAAGTGGAGCGGGTCCTGAAAGAAGCGTACTCCGCCAAAAAAGTGCTGGGAGCCATCTGCATAGCGCCAGCTGTTGTCGCCAGGGTTTTCGGCGACAATAATGTGAAACTTACTATAGGCAGCGATAGCGCCACGGCTGAACAGATCAGCAGAACCGGTGCGAATCACATAGAGGCACGGGTAACTGACGTGGTCGTTGACAATGAACACCGCATCGTCACGACCCCCGCCTACATGCTGGGGCAGAGGATGTCTGAAGTGAAATCGGGCATCGACAAGCTGGTACAGAACGTCCTCGAGTTGGCATAA
- a CDS encoding HDOD domain-containing protein yields MSRIVQLLDSTESFPSPSGVIAEVVETLNDDNVNFEKIARSISMDPTLSGRILGMANSAYYARGKECSSVQNAIMRIGMDSLSGLVLGAFAAQLGERSNMAQQHLSQFWRHSLCVAILSKTIARDSRLPHSELAYVTGILHNIGSLAMQVLDDSSYGALELKVRAGSALKEAEEELYGVDHWNLGHHIAMRWKLPKPICAAIENHHRVDHMDSQDPYRGLSAIVAMGDILSRHVFAEEPIITLAPHSESYTVLVQEITGTTEEKIQEVLHKTSALQEEISSLVSELL; encoded by the coding sequence ATGAGTCGTATCGTCCAGCTTCTTGACTCCACAGAATCCTTTCCCAGCCCCTCAGGTGTCATCGCAGAAGTCGTGGAAACCCTGAACGACGACAATGTCAATTTCGAGAAAATCGCGCGTTCAATTTCCATGGACCCGACCCTGAGCGGGCGCATTCTCGGTATGGCCAACAGCGCCTACTACGCCCGCGGCAAGGAGTGCAGCAGTGTACAGAACGCGATCATGCGCATCGGTATGGACTCCCTGAGCGGTCTGGTTCTGGGCGCTTTTGCCGCACAGCTTGGCGAGCGCTCCAACATGGCCCAGCAGCACCTGAGCCAGTTCTGGCGTCACAGCCTCTGCGTGGCCATACTCAGCAAGACCATTGCCCGGGACAGCCGCCTGCCCCACAGTGAACTTGCCTATGTCACCGGCATCCTGCATAACATCGGCAGCCTCGCCATGCAGGTGCTTGATGACAGCAGCTACGGCGCCCTGGAGCTGAAAGTCCGTGCCGGCAGCGCCCTGAAGGAAGCGGAAGAAGAGCTGTATGGAGTGGATCACTGGAATCTCGGCCACCATATCGCCATGCGCTGGAAACTTCCCAAGCCCATCTGCGCCGCCATTGAAAACCACCACCGGGTTGACCACATGGACAGCCAGGATCCATATCGCGGATTGTCAGCCATTGTGGCCATGGGCGATATCCTCTCCAGGCACGTGTTCGCAGAAGAGCCCATTATAACCTTGGCACCGCATTCCGAATCCTATACAGTATTGGTGCAGGAAATTACGGGAACCACTGAAGAGAAGATACAGGAAGTGCTGCACAAAACATCTGCTCTCCAGGAAGAAATCTCATCACTGGTATCGGAGCTGCTCTAA
- a CDS encoding murein transglycosylase domain-containing protein: MPSHSFWQTSFPRRAVLLSLALLPLSGCSSREVRRHFEQMGKAAVDEGLDTISSGIPSTGNTVMDELVRQQFRQLADRLRAKWGDERIASPTEYVKYTDDYNTRAIVNFETGSIRVETIASDNPRTVLEKAIITTLLTPEDPGKVDLLSDRAVEVGSQPFLYNLVLDHEGQPIRWEWRAQQYASYLIQTAYQQDRSQSLVRHFVSFAMVDGYQSNQQRHYQEYVSTNSQRFGIRQPLIYAIMEAESSFNPHAMSHIPAYGLMQIVPTTAGRDSHELIYGQPGTPTKEYLFVPGNNVRMGVAYLSILNDRYLARVTHPQSREYCVIAGYNTGSGNVLRAFDSDRSRAFDRINALSPQQVYHHLVQHLPYQETRDYMRKVTTFERKYL; the protein is encoded by the coding sequence ATGCCATCTCACTCCTTCTGGCAGACATCATTTCCCCGGCGCGCGGTTCTGCTGTCCCTGGCGCTGCTGCCCCTGAGCGGCTGCTCTTCCCGGGAAGTGCGCCGCCATTTTGAGCAGATGGGAAAGGCCGCTGTGGATGAGGGGCTGGACACGATTTCGTCGGGAATCCCATCGACGGGGAATACCGTGATGGACGAGCTGGTGCGTCAGCAGTTCCGGCAGCTGGCCGACAGGCTGCGGGCCAAGTGGGGTGATGAACGGATTGCCAGTCCCACCGAGTATGTCAAGTATACCGACGACTACAACACCCGTGCCATTGTCAACTTCGAGACGGGCAGTATCCGGGTGGAGACCATTGCCAGCGATAATCCCCGCACGGTTCTGGAAAAGGCCATCATCACCACTCTGCTGACGCCGGAAGATCCCGGCAAGGTTGATCTGCTCAGCGACCGGGCGGTGGAAGTGGGCAGTCAGCCTTTCCTCTACAATCTGGTACTGGATCACGAGGGCCAGCCCATCCGCTGGGAGTGGCGCGCGCAGCAGTACGCCAGCTACCTCATCCAGACCGCCTACCAGCAGGATCGCTCCCAGAGCCTGGTTCGTCATTTTGTCAGCTTCGCCATGGTGGACGGTTATCAATCAAATCAGCAGCGCCACTATCAGGAATATGTCAGTACCAACAGCCAGCGTTTCGGCATCCGGCAGCCCCTGATCTATGCCATCATGGAGGCGGAGAGCAGCTTTAATCCACACGCCATGAGCCATATTCCCGCCTACGGCCTGATGCAGATTGTCCCCACCACTGCCGGGCGCGATTCCCATGAACTGATTTACGGGCAGCCAGGCACGCCCACCAAGGAGTACCTCTTCGTGCCCGGCAATAACGTCCGCATGGGCGTAGCCTACCTCTCTATCCTCAACGACCGCTACCTGGCGCGCGTTACCCACCCCCAGTCACGGGAGTACTGTGTGATCGCCGGATACAATACCGGCAGCGGCAATGTCCTGCGCGCCTTTGACAGCGATCGCAGCCGGGCCTTTGACCGGATTAACGCCCTGTCGCCCCAGCAGGTATACCACCATCTGGTGCAGCACCTGCCCTACCAGGAGACCCGCGACTATATGCGCAAGGTGACTACCTTTGAGCGCAAGTATCTGTGA
- a CDS encoding YggT family protein, which translates to MTLVSTISFVINIYTWILIARVFMSWINPDPYNPVVQFIYRITEPVLEPFRRIIPPLGGVDLSPIVVFILIRFLENLILGSFRMY; encoded by the coding sequence ATGACCTTGGTCAGTACCATCAGTTTTGTTATCAATATATATACCTGGATTCTCATCGCGCGGGTGTTCATGTCGTGGATCAATCCCGACCCCTATAATCCCGTGGTGCAGTTTATCTATCGCATAACCGAGCCGGTGCTGGAGCCGTTCAGGCGCATAATCCCGCCCCTTGGCGGCGTCGATCTTTCACCCATTGTGGTGTTTATTCTCATACGTTTCCTGGAGAACCTCATTCTGGGCTCTTTCCGAATGTACTAA
- a CDS encoding hemerythrin domain-containing protein: protein MALIQELIHDHKELFCLLDEVRQLGVGNETGRQKLMGAKKALLAHLEKEDRHLYPKLEQASRQDPRLGKIYSSFASEMDEISRFAVAFFEHPWEEKNRLDFARDFGKLYATLRQRISREESILYREFEKLST from the coding sequence ATGGCACTGATTCAGGAACTCATACACGATCACAAGGAACTCTTCTGCCTGCTGGACGAAGTGCGGCAGCTGGGAGTCGGCAATGAAACCGGACGTCAAAAGCTCATGGGGGCGAAAAAAGCGCTGCTGGCGCATCTGGAAAAGGAGGATCGCCACCTCTACCCCAAGCTGGAGCAGGCATCCCGCCAGGACCCGCGCCTGGGGAAAATATACTCCAGCTTTGCCAGTGAGATGGATGAAATATCCAGGTTCGCCGTGGCATTTTTTGAGCACCCCTGGGAAGAGAAGAACCGCCTGGATTTCGCACGGGATTTCGGCAAACTTTACGCAACCCTGCGCCAGAGAATCAGCCGTGAGGAATCAATCCTCTACCGGGAGTTTGAAAAGCTCAGCACCTGA
- the secG gene encoding preprotein translocase subunit SecG, with product MTTLLVILHVLAAIAIIAFVLIQKGKGADMGMMGGSDSILGTGGANFLIKITAFAAVIFLATGLILAMVQTRAYTEGGSVMDSAEVPQQQQRAAD from the coding sequence ATGACCACACTGTTAGTTATTCTGCATGTTCTGGCGGCTATTGCCATTATCGCGTTTGTTCTGATTCAGAAGGGCAAGGGTGCCGATATGGGCATGATGGGTGGCTCCGACTCCATTCTGGGTACCGGTGGTGCCAATTTTCTCATCAAGATCACCGCGTTTGCTGCGGTTATTTTCCTGGCCACGGGCCTGATTCTGGCCATGGTGCAGACGCGCGCCTACACCGAAGGTGGCAGCGTTATGGACAGCGCTGAAGTTCCGCAACAGCAGCAGCGTGCCGCTGATTAA
- the proC gene encoding pyrroline-5-carboxylate reductase: MYQYQYGFIGSGNMAEAFVRGILQKSATQPQQVLCCDIDPRRLEALAQAFPGIATTNDLADMNACRILLLCVKPAQIAAVCEKLHGLLSSEEHILISVAAGIPMAVLQRHLPGRKVVRAMPNTPALVGAGATGYCVDSTLSESRRREVQELFEAVGVAFELEEKQLDVVTALSGGGPAYICLVTEALADAGVRLGLSRSVAQALAAQTLLGTGSMILQTGEHPAVLREKVCSPGGTTIEGICALEMAAVRGAFAEAVAAAYDKAKLLGEVYNG; this comes from the coding sequence GTGTATCAGTATCAATACGGGTTTATCGGCTCCGGAAATATGGCAGAAGCCTTTGTGCGTGGAATTCTGCAGAAATCTGCGACGCAGCCGCAGCAGGTACTCTGCTGCGACATCGATCCCAGGCGCCTGGAAGCCCTCGCTCAGGCTTTTCCCGGCATCGCTACCACGAATGACCTGGCCGATATGAATGCCTGCCGCATACTCCTGCTCTGCGTGAAACCGGCGCAGATAGCAGCTGTCTGCGAAAAACTGCATGGCCTGCTGAGCTCAGAAGAACATATCCTGATCTCGGTGGCCGCCGGCATTCCCATGGCAGTGCTGCAGCGGCATTTGCCCGGCCGCAAGGTGGTGCGGGCCATGCCCAATACGCCTGCCCTGGTGGGAGCCGGTGCCACTGGCTACTGTGTTGACAGTACCCTGAGTGAGTCCAGGCGCCGGGAAGTCCAGGAACTTTTTGAGGCGGTGGGAGTTGCCTTTGAACTGGAAGAAAAGCAGCTTGATGTCGTCACCGCCCTTTCCGGCGGTGGACCGGCCTATATCTGCCTGGTGACTGAAGCTCTGGCCGACGCTGGCGTACGCCTGGGGCTCAGCCGCTCCGTGGCCCAGGCCCTGGCGGCCCAGACACTTCTTGGAACCGGCTCCATGATTCTGCAGACGGGCGAGCATCCTGCGGTGCTGCGCGAAAAAGTTTGCAGTCCGGGGGGAACCACTATAGAAGGTATCTGTGCCCTGGAAATGGCCGCGGTACGCGGGGCGTTTGCCGAAGCAGTGGCTGCGGCATACGACAAGGCAAAACTCTTGGGAGAGGTTTATAATGGGTAG
- the mtnA gene encoding S-methyl-5-thioribose-1-phosphate isomerase — protein MTETLRFDSSSSELHLLDQRILPHQTAYIRCRTHGEVADAITTMVVRGAPAIGVAAAYGVYLGALEALKNQESISHTMEQVFALLAASRPTAVNLFWAIEKMRRVSERHMTADPQIWRQALLEEALRIHADDVESNRRMGAYGAPLLPAGGGVLTHCNAGALATAGYGTALGVIRSAVSAGRGIQVYATETRPFLQGARLTAFELLQDNIPVTLLCDNMVGSLMAQGKIQAVVVGADRIAANGDTANKIGTYTIAIVAKEHGIPVYIAAPCSTIDLQIASGDQIVIEQRDPAEVTHLQGHHIAAAGVQVENPSFDVTPARFISAIITDKGVAYPPYRETLAQLVGSD, from the coding sequence ATGACGGAAACCCTGCGTTTTGACTCTTCCTCCAGCGAACTGCACCTCCTCGATCAGCGTATCCTGCCCCATCAAACCGCCTATATCCGCTGTCGCACCCATGGGGAAGTGGCTGACGCCATTACCACCATGGTCGTACGCGGAGCACCCGCCATCGGCGTGGCCGCAGCCTATGGTGTTTACCTGGGCGCCCTGGAGGCGCTCAAGAACCAGGAGAGCATCAGCCATACCATGGAGCAGGTCTTTGCCCTGCTGGCCGCTTCACGCCCAACGGCGGTCAACCTCTTCTGGGCCATAGAAAAGATGCGACGCGTCAGTGAACGCCATATGACCGCAGATCCGCAAATATGGCGACAGGCGCTTCTGGAGGAAGCGCTGCGCATACACGCCGATGACGTGGAATCGAACCGGCGCATGGGAGCGTACGGTGCGCCTTTGCTGCCCGCGGGTGGTGGAGTGCTGACCCACTGCAACGCCGGAGCGCTGGCCACCGCCGGCTATGGCACCGCCCTGGGTGTTATTCGCAGCGCGGTATCCGCAGGCCGTGGCATTCAGGTTTATGCCACCGAAACTCGACCTTTTCTGCAGGGAGCCCGCTTGACCGCCTTTGAGCTCCTGCAGGACAATATCCCCGTCACCCTGTTGTGCGACAACATGGTGGGCTCCCTGATGGCCCAGGGAAAAATTCAGGCCGTGGTGGTGGGAGCGGATCGCATTGCCGCCAATGGCGACACTGCCAACAAGATCGGAACCTACACCATTGCCATTGTCGCCAAAGAGCACGGTATCCCCGTGTATATCGCCGCTCCCTGTTCCACCATTGATCTGCAGATCGCCTCCGGCGATCAGATTGTCATCGAGCAGCGCGACCCCGCTGAAGTCACCCATCTGCAGGGGCACCATATCGCCGCAGCGGGTGTGCAGGTGGAAAACCCCTCATTTGATGTAACCCCTGCTCGCTTTATCAGTGCCATTATTACCGACAAGGGTGTGGCATATCCTCCCTACCGGGAAACACTAGCCCAGCTGGTTGGCTCCGACTGA